Proteins from a single region of Aureibacter tunicatorum:
- a CDS encoding alkaline phosphatase family protein produces MNTRHTFILAVLSLILTNCKASKPQKPDKPKLIVSIVVDQMRYDYLDRFKELYTQDGFNRLRKNGFDFRNTHYNYIPTRTAPGHASLFTGTTPSRHGIGGNGWFDKNLKKGIFSISDTTVHLISHRNKSKGSASYSPANLLASTVGDELKLATYGESKVIGIGIKARASVLTSGHAADAAYWISGGELVTSSYYRDSLPQWAISFNGKERTEELLKDGWPLLLPVDQYPASLVSNDNRKEEYSITEQSPVFPYTFGRNEHDLIGTTPFGNTLLTEAAIACIEGEDLGQGDVSDFLIIGYSATDYIGHRYGAGSLEMMDAYLRLDRDIGYLIDALDQKVGDGNYVIVLTADHGGMHTSEHLSDHHFHTGLTQKNQLREHLNNYFQQKYGLTDIVLRLKDEQVYLDFEQATRKGITKEEVEEIALNWFKKQEGIRDVVSKTDLLSRSFKNDEVRQMLKRGVYPSRSGDVFFMHEPGWQSKYMAANHGTAYTYDTHVPNVWYGWKIPQGESVERKEITSIAPTLSMMFRVSLPNASSTVPLKEVL; encoded by the coding sequence ATGAATACTAGACACACTTTTATTTTAGCGGTTTTGTCTTTGATACTGACAAATTGCAAAGCTTCAAAACCTCAAAAACCTGATAAGCCAAAATTGATTGTTTCCATTGTTGTTGATCAAATGCGTTATGATTATTTGGACCGTTTCAAAGAACTTTATACTCAAGATGGATTCAATAGACTGAGAAAGAACGGCTTTGATTTTAGAAATACACACTACAATTATATCCCTACCAGAACGGCTCCTGGACATGCTTCGCTATTTACAGGAACCACTCCTTCTCGTCATGGTATTGGAGGCAATGGGTGGTTTGACAAAAATCTGAAAAAAGGAATTTTTTCTATCAGCGACACTACCGTTCATTTGATAAGCCATCGGAATAAAAGTAAAGGCTCCGCTTCATATTCACCAGCGAATTTGCTGGCGTCAACCGTAGGCGATGAATTAAAGCTTGCAACTTATGGAGAGTCCAAAGTCATAGGTATTGGCATTAAAGCAAGGGCTTCTGTTCTGACCTCAGGGCATGCCGCAGATGCTGCTTATTGGATTAGTGGAGGAGAATTGGTGACAAGTTCGTATTACAGAGACAGTTTGCCTCAATGGGCTATTTCATTTAATGGAAAAGAGCGAACAGAAGAATTATTGAAAGATGGCTGGCCCTTGCTGTTGCCGGTTGATCAATATCCAGCTTCATTGGTAAGCAATGATAATAGAAAAGAAGAATACAGTATTACAGAACAATCGCCGGTATTTCCATATACATTTGGAAGAAATGAGCATGATCTTATCGGCACAACACCGTTTGGAAACACATTATTGACAGAAGCAGCGATTGCTTGCATTGAAGGAGAAGACCTTGGACAAGGAGATGTGTCAGATTTTTTGATAATTGGATACTCAGCCACAGATTATATTGGGCATAGATATGGCGCAGGATCACTGGAGATGATGGATGCATATCTTAGGCTCGATAGGGATATAGGTTATTTGATTGATGCCTTAGACCAAAAAGTCGGAGACGGCAACTATGTCATAGTACTGACTGCCGATCATGGCGGAATGCATACTTCAGAACATCTTTCTGACCATCATTTTCATACAGGTCTTACTCAAAAAAATCAGTTGCGAGAACATTTGAATAATTATTTTCAACAGAAATATGGATTGACTGACATCGTTTTGAGATTGAAAGACGAGCAAGTTTACCTTGACTTTGAGCAGGCAACTCGTAAAGGTATCACTAAAGAAGAAGTGGAAGAAATAGCATTGAATTGGTTTAAAAAGCAGGAAGGTATTAGAGATGTTGTGTCCAAGACAGACTTATTGTCGCGGAGTTTTAAAAACGATGAAGTTAGACAAATGTTGAAAAGAGGAGTTTATCCTTCTCGTTCGGGCGATGTGTTTTTTATGCATGAGCCAGGCTGGCAGTCAAAATATATGGCGGCAAATCATGGAACGGCCTATACTTATGATACACATGTTCCAAATGTATGGTATGGATGGAAAATTCCACAAGGAGAAAGTGTTGAAAGAAAGGAAATCACGAGCATTGCTCCTACACTGTCGATGATGTTTCGAGTCTCATTGCCTAATGCGTCTTCTACAGTGCCGTTGAAAGAAGTGTTGTAG
- a CDS encoding mechanosensitive ion channel family protein: protein MDNYHFEYILLIAYTLGIATVLTVLFRKLTHLYVTKFSARIKTDPTNFSFIKNSIGFLIYTIALVFIFYKIPYLKTLGKALTAGAGIVTVAVGFASQKAFSNIISGIFILMFKPFRVTDTIQFRNSQKGEVEEITLRHTIIKDYENRRIVIPNSIISEELIINSNIQDKKIRQNIVFSISYDTNIDRATEIIKEEAMKHPYLLDVRTELQKMDKSPVVVVRVIALSDFSVDLKAYMWTLGNDEGFIMKCDLLKSVKERFDMEGIEIPFPYRTIVYKKEMDEEVEQKES from the coding sequence ATGGATAATTACCATTTTGAATACATACTCCTCATTGCTTATACATTGGGTATAGCGACAGTTTTAACCGTATTGTTCAGAAAATTAACTCACTTGTATGTGACTAAGTTTTCCGCTAGAATTAAGACCGACCCCACGAATTTTTCTTTTATCAAGAATTCCATAGGCTTTCTGATTTATACGATTGCTTTGGTATTTATTTTTTATAAGATCCCTTATTTGAAGACGCTGGGAAAAGCATTGACGGCTGGAGCTGGGATTGTGACTGTCGCAGTGGGTTTTGCCTCGCAAAAAGCATTTTCAAATATTATTAGCGGGATTTTCATCTTGATGTTCAAACCTTTTAGAGTCACGGACACTATCCAATTTAGAAATAGCCAAAAGGGGGAAGTGGAGGAAATCACATTGAGACATACCATTATCAAAGATTACGAAAACAGAAGAATCGTCATCCCGAATAGCATTATTAGCGAGGAACTTATTATCAACAGCAATATTCAAGATAAAAAAATTCGTCAAAACATAGTCTTTTCTATTAGTTATGACACGAATATAGATAGAGCGACAGAGATTATTAAAGAAGAAGCGATGAAGCATCCGTATTTGCTTGATGTGCGCACAGAGCTTCAAAAGATGGACAAATCGCCTGTTGTGGTAGTGAGAGTGATTGCTTTGTCGGACTTTTCTGTGGATTTGAAAGCTTATATGTGGACCCTTGGAAATGATGAAGGCTTTATAATGAAATGCGACTTGCTCAAGTCGGTTAAGGAAAGGTTTGACATGGAAGGAATTGAAATACCTTTTCCTTACAGAACGATAGTTTATAAAAAAGAGATGGATGAAGAGGTTGAACAGAAAGAAAGTTGA